One window of the Rhizorhabdus dicambivorans genome contains the following:
- a CDS encoding helix-turn-helix domain-containing protein, with product MTDNGFDKLPRLANGTLEPLAVRVTVAAELLGLGKTAIYELIESGDIEIVKLGRATLIPYRNLKKLIGQQE from the coding sequence ATGACCGATAACGGCTTCGACAAGCTCCCGCGGTTGGCCAACGGAACTTTGGAACCGTTGGCGGTCCGGGTCACGGTGGCGGCCGAGCTTCTCGGACTCGGCAAGACGGCTATCTACGAATTGATCGAGTCCGGCGATATTGAGATCGTGAAGCTCGGCCGAGCTACGCTCATCCCCTACAGGAACCTCAAGAAGCTAATCGGACAGCAGGAGTAG
- a CDS encoding conjugal transfer protein TraD: MRKPRDFDSELKALADKAKQLKERRVQQLGELVIATGADATDAETLAGALLVVAETSEAQRKEAWRKRGAAFFQSKARKRGDGPQGQPDGTLPLDGGAASA, translated from the coding sequence ATGCGCAAACCACGAGACTTTGATTCGGAACTGAAGGCGCTCGCCGACAAGGCGAAGCAACTGAAGGAACGCCGCGTGCAGCAGCTCGGCGAACTGGTGATCGCTACCGGGGCCGATGCGACCGATGCGGAAACGCTGGCCGGAGCGCTGCTGGTCGTCGCGGAAACCAGCGAAGCCCAACGGAAGGAGGCGTGGCGCAAGCGGGGCGCGGCCTTCTTTCAGAGCAAGGCGCGCAAGCGTGGCGATGGACCTCAAGGCCAGCCGGATGGCACTCTCCCGCTTGACGGCGGCGCGGCATCGGCTTGA
- a CDS encoding helix-turn-helix transcriptional regulator produces the protein MSNTDKIIRLKTVLARTGLSRSTMYRKIAEGTFPSQVKISVHGAGWRESAVNRWIDDPVSYRNESAAL, from the coding sequence ATGTCCAACACTGACAAAATCATCCGCCTCAAGACCGTTCTCGCCCGCACCGGCCTGTCCCGCTCCACCATGTATCGCAAAATCGCAGAGGGGACTTTCCCGTCTCAGGTGAAGATCAGCGTTCACGGCGCGGGCTGGCGGGAATCCGCTGTGAACCGCTGGATCGATGATCCGGTCTCGTACCGGAATGAGAGCGCGGCGCTGTGA
- a CDS encoding tyrosine-type recombinase/integrase yields MALTVLKVKNAKPGRHVDGRGLCLVVKPSGARTWVLRMQLKGHRRDYGLGSAHDVSLTDARTAAAELRRRVRDGFDPVAERRKARKVIPTFEAATRSCHETLGDGWKDGHHSRWLSGFERHLFPRIGKKPVDKVDSACVVEALSPIWLEIPETARRLLQRIGVVLDFAHVKGWVPEEVSLRSVRKGLPRQNDKRGHMEAMPYADVPSLMKKLATAAQTTGRDAMRFTIYNAVRSNETRLAVWTEFDLEKAVWTIPAERMKAGETHVVPLSAPVLALLRKRWAERTSDAGLVFSNDGKKPISDMTMTKLLRDDGFASITVHGFRSTFTDWAAECTDFPKEVADKALAHKLPNKVEAAYRRTDFFEKRRSLMKQWADYLGNSASAANTATAEPIQARAAA; encoded by the coding sequence ATGGCGCTGACAGTATTGAAAGTGAAGAACGCGAAGCCCGGTCGCCATGTCGATGGCAGGGGCTTGTGCCTCGTCGTGAAGCCCAGTGGCGCGCGCACCTGGGTGCTGCGCATGCAGTTGAAAGGCCACCGCCGCGACTATGGGCTGGGATCGGCGCATGATGTTTCGCTGACCGATGCCAGAACAGCGGCAGCGGAATTGCGCCGCCGCGTTCGTGACGGTTTCGATCCTGTCGCCGAGCGACGCAAGGCGCGGAAGGTCATACCGACCTTCGAAGCCGCAACCCGTTCGTGCCATGAAACCTTGGGTGACGGATGGAAAGACGGGCATCATTCCCGCTGGCTATCCGGTTTCGAGCGCCACCTCTTTCCGCGCATCGGCAAGAAGCCGGTCGACAAGGTGGACAGCGCCTGCGTGGTCGAGGCGCTGTCTCCAATATGGCTGGAGATACCGGAAACGGCGCGGCGCTTGCTCCAGCGCATCGGCGTGGTGCTCGATTTCGCGCATGTGAAAGGCTGGGTGCCGGAAGAGGTTTCCTTGCGTTCGGTGCGCAAGGGCTTGCCCCGACAGAACGACAAACGCGGCCATATGGAGGCCATGCCCTATGCCGATGTCCCGTCACTGATGAAAAAGCTTGCCACTGCAGCCCAGACGACCGGACGCGACGCCATGCGCTTCACGATCTACAACGCCGTGCGGTCCAACGAGACGCGCCTTGCGGTATGGACCGAGTTCGATCTCGAAAAGGCGGTATGGACCATTCCCGCTGAACGGATGAAGGCAGGCGAAACCCATGTGGTGCCGCTTTCGGCACCGGTTTTGGCATTGCTTCGCAAACGCTGGGCCGAGCGGACCAGCGATGCGGGCTTGGTTTTTTCCAACGACGGGAAGAAGCCGATCAGCGACATGACCATGACCAAGCTTCTGCGCGACGATGGATTCGCGAGCATCACCGTGCACGGCTTCCGATCCACCTTCACGGACTGGGCCGCCGAATGCACCGACTTCCCCAAGGAGGTCGCTGACAAGGCGCTCGCCCACAAGCTACCCAACAAGGTCGAAGCCGCCTACCGCCGAACCGATTTCTTCGAGAAGCGTCGGAGCCTGATGAAGCAATGGGCTGACTATCTGGGCAATAGCGCCTCGGCAGCGAATACGGCGACAGCCGAGCCTATTCAGGCTCGCGCTGCCGCATGA
- a CDS encoding Eco57I restriction-modification methylase domain-containing protein, with product MHLFAGSFLTTDYLEEAIRQSTEYRAVDVDALRSALIAIADRFPRESSPNESQTEDDFIWPILAELGWSESLRQQNLSAGGRLDVPDGLLFIDDDAKDRANAQPEEWRRYEHGAAVVESKRWARPLDRAVGREDAVAPSTQMLRYLRRIGDNSEHGLRWGILTNGSRWRLYWAGARSVSEEFLEVDLAGALALDVRDETASDDDARDHALRVFAAVFSRTAFAKTGADGRSFHERARAEAAFYEERVAKSLSKLVFDEIFPALTTAVAGASPQTPLEEVRDASLVLLYRLLFLLYAEDRDLLPVNSDGYDDYALRPKRLEVGDRMGRGDAFSLTASQIWSRIADLSRIVDRGDASIGIPPYNGGLFAPANTPLLDQVRLPDSVLAPVIDKLSFERQGSDRRYINYRDLTVQQLGSIYERLLEHEVVREDDVIAVRPNAFARKNSGSYYTPDELVTLILEKTLEPLFADANAGFVAAIGRIRKGDAEDYVRAELGDADPAQAILRLRVCDPAMGSGHFLVSLVDLMADKVLEAMAEASAAAEQAGIDYASPLADRIGEIRRTILKNAREEGWAIDESQLDDRHIVRRMVLKRCVYGVDKNPMAVELAKVALWLHTFTVGAPLSFIDHHLRCGDSLFGLWVRDAIDKAAKLGGELLWNEALRNAQRSAEAMKTIEALTDAEIAEAHRSAAMWQDVELMTGELDGFVSFMHALDWLNLDKDGKALVRLWLDGRFGDAIPIARGRKEPEGGKARPAEVEAFTEIWRNARQLIEEERFLNWQIAFPGVWQDWASGERKGGFDAIVGNPPWDRFEFEEVPWFAARDPEIAREPLKAKREDMIAALKELRPDLLRQYNEAQERRQQASRVVRTGKIYSELNSGKLNIYKVFVERSLQMIGSKGMVGVLTPIGIGTDHNVSEFIQRVTDADHLRAFIAFENRRHWLFEDVHAEDQPTVFVVGGDARSFTKFEYAVKLHQLPTDENAPQPVQFSKATLKRLNPNTGTMPILRTTDGLRLLTKAYDQFPILIEGQGRTERSVYPFKYQQMVNMTSRSRGFRTANMLVEEEGAWPIDAGEYQSAKGRWLRLCEGKMVSIYNHRYAGVRGQTTSISGQGVPVHSSDEQLQDPDFLPVPRYWILEEDADPEFDYAIGFNDVCNTNNYRSLISAIVPRGAYGNTLPLLSGKSADVNLLALLQGNLASIFADYLARQKIQSRHLSKYIVAQIPVIPPDAYVRQIGDKSASDIVRQAVLELSYTAHDLAPFARDLGHVDGAGQVKPPFAWDEERRCMLRAKLDALYFILYGVWDAANPVKSREDIRYIYSTFPTVEREERARYSGRYRSPELALLWINALMAGQPDADIRD from the coding sequence ATGCATTTGTTCGCCGGATCGTTCCTAACGACTGATTATCTTGAAGAAGCCATCCGGCAATCGACCGAATACCGGGCGGTTGATGTTGATGCGCTTCGATCTGCCCTGATCGCTATCGCGGACCGATTCCCGCGAGAATCATCGCCCAACGAAAGCCAGACGGAAGATGATTTCATCTGGCCAATTCTTGCCGAATTGGGTTGGTCGGAGAGCCTGAGGCAACAGAATCTCTCCGCTGGTGGCAGACTCGACGTTCCCGATGGCCTGTTGTTCATTGACGATGACGCCAAGGATCGCGCCAATGCCCAGCCGGAGGAATGGCGTCGCTACGAACATGGCGCTGCCGTTGTCGAGAGCAAGCGCTGGGCAAGGCCGCTGGATCGTGCGGTGGGACGCGAAGATGCGGTCGCGCCTTCCACCCAGATGCTGCGCTATCTCCGCCGCATCGGTGACAACAGCGAGCATGGTTTACGTTGGGGCATCCTCACCAATGGCTCACGCTGGCGGCTCTACTGGGCGGGCGCGCGGTCAGTCAGTGAAGAGTTTCTGGAGGTCGATCTCGCTGGTGCACTTGCGCTCGATGTCCGCGACGAAACCGCCAGCGATGATGATGCGCGCGACCATGCCCTGCGAGTCTTCGCGGCAGTGTTTTCGCGCACCGCGTTCGCCAAGACCGGTGCCGATGGCCGCTCCTTTCACGAACGCGCTCGGGCCGAGGCTGCGTTCTATGAAGAGCGCGTCGCCAAGTCGCTGTCCAAGCTCGTTTTCGATGAAATCTTCCCTGCGCTGACCACGGCGGTTGCGGGGGCATCGCCCCAGACGCCGCTGGAGGAAGTGCGCGACGCTTCCCTGGTCCTGCTCTATCGCTTGCTGTTTCTCCTTTATGCCGAAGATCGTGATCTGCTGCCGGTCAACTCCGACGGCTATGATGATTATGCGCTTCGGCCAAAGCGGCTCGAAGTCGGCGACCGCATGGGGCGCGGCGATGCGTTCTCCCTAACTGCATCGCAGATTTGGAGCCGGATTGCCGACCTGTCCCGGATCGTTGATCGGGGTGATGCTTCCATCGGCATTCCGCCTTACAACGGCGGCCTGTTCGCGCCCGCCAATACCCCGCTGCTTGACCAGGTTCGATTGCCGGACAGCGTCCTTGCCCCGGTCATCGACAAGCTTTCGTTCGAACGGCAAGGCAGTGATCGGCGCTACATCAATTATCGCGACCTTACCGTCCAGCAGCTCGGATCGATTTACGAGCGACTGCTGGAGCATGAGGTGGTTCGCGAGGACGACGTAATCGCTGTCCGGCCTAATGCCTTCGCGCGAAAGAACAGCGGCAGCTACTACACACCCGACGAACTGGTCACCCTGATCCTGGAAAAGACGCTTGAGCCGTTGTTCGCCGATGCGAACGCCGGTTTCGTGGCGGCGATTGGCCGGATCAGGAAGGGCGATGCGGAAGATTATGTCCGGGCCGAACTGGGCGATGCCGATCCGGCACAAGCCATCCTGCGGCTGCGTGTCTGCGACCCTGCGATGGGGTCCGGGCACTTTCTGGTCAGTCTTGTCGATCTCATGGCCGACAAGGTGCTGGAAGCCATGGCCGAAGCCTCGGCTGCGGCGGAACAGGCAGGTATTGATTACGCCAGCCCACTGGCTGACAGGATCGGCGAAATCCGCCGCACCATCCTGAAGAACGCCCGTGAAGAGGGCTGGGCGATTGACGAATCCCAGCTCGATGATCGCCACATCGTGCGCCGCATGGTGCTGAAGCGCTGCGTCTATGGCGTGGACAAGAACCCGATGGCGGTGGAACTGGCCAAGGTCGCGCTGTGGCTGCACACCTTCACCGTCGGCGCGCCCCTATCCTTCATTGACCATCACCTGCGGTGCGGTGACAGCCTGTTCGGCCTGTGGGTCCGCGATGCCATCGACAAGGCGGCAAAGCTGGGTGGCGAGCTGCTCTGGAACGAGGCGCTGCGCAATGCCCAGCGCAGTGCCGAGGCGATGAAGACCATCGAAGCGCTGACCGACGCCGAGATTGCCGAGGCTCACCGCTCCGCTGCCATGTGGCAGGATGTCGAGCTGATGACGGGCGAGCTGGATGGCTTCGTCAGCTTCATGCACGCGCTGGACTGGCTCAATCTCGACAAGGACGGGAAGGCGCTAGTGCGCTTGTGGCTCGATGGCCGCTTCGGCGATGCCATCCCCATTGCGCGCGGTCGCAAGGAACCGGAAGGCGGCAAGGCACGCCCGGCAGAAGTCGAAGCCTTCACCGAAATATGGCGCAACGCCCGCCAACTGATCGAGGAAGAGCGGTTTCTCAACTGGCAGATTGCCTTTCCGGGCGTGTGGCAGGACTGGGCCAGCGGGGAACGCAAGGGCGGCTTTGATGCCATCGTCGGCAATCCGCCCTGGGATAGATTCGAATTCGAGGAAGTCCCTTGGTTTGCGGCACGTGATCCTGAAATTGCTCGCGAGCCGCTAAAGGCCAAGCGAGAAGACATGATCGCTGCGCTGAAGGAGCTACGGCCTGATCTTCTGCGTCAATACAATGAGGCGCAGGAGCGGCGGCAGCAGGCATCCCGAGTCGTTCGGACGGGCAAGATATATTCCGAGTTGAACTCTGGGAAACTCAACATTTACAAGGTTTTCGTTGAGCGTTCTCTCCAGATGATCGGAAGTAAAGGTATGGTGGGAGTCCTTACTCCTATCGGCATCGGCACCGATCACAATGTATCAGAATTCATTCAACGGGTTACTGACGCAGACCATTTGCGCGCTTTCATTGCGTTCGAAAATCGTCGCCATTGGCTGTTTGAAGATGTCCACGCTGAGGACCAGCCAACTGTCTTCGTTGTCGGTGGAGACGCGAGGTCGTTCACGAAATTCGAGTATGCGGTGAAGCTGCACCAACTTCCGACGGATGAAAATGCGCCGCAGCCAGTGCAGTTCTCAAAGGCGACGTTGAAGCGGCTGAACCCGAACACCGGAACTATGCCAATCCTTCGGACCACAGATGGACTTCGACTGCTGACAAAGGCCTACGATCAATTTCCTATTCTCATCGAAGGTCAGGGCCGAACCGAGCGATCAGTCTACCCATTCAAGTATCAACAGATGGTCAACATGACGAGCCGAAGCAGGGGCTTTCGGACAGCGAACATGCTGGTCGAGGAAGAGGGTGCTTGGCCAATCGATGCCGGGGAGTATCAATCTGCAAAGGGCCGTTGGTTGCGACTTTGCGAAGGCAAAATGGTCTCAATCTACAATCACCGCTATGCAGGGGTTCGGGGGCAGACCACATCCATTAGCGGTCAGGGTGTCCCCGTCCACAGTAGCGACGAGCAACTCCAAGACCCGGATTTTCTTCCGGTTCCAAGATACTGGATTCTTGAAGAAGATGCCGATCCAGAATTTGACTACGCAATTGGATTCAATGATGTCTGCAATACAAATAATTATCGTAGCCTGATAAGTGCAATTGTACCTCGCGGTGCTTACGGCAACACACTACCTTTGCTTTCTGGGAAGAGCGCAGACGTTAACTTATTGGCGCTTCTGCAAGGTAACTTGGCGTCGATTTTTGCCGATTATCTCGCAAGGCAGAAGATCCAGAGCCGCCACCTGAGTAAGTACATTGTAGCCCAGATACCGGTTATTCCGCCCGACGCATATGTGCGCCAGATTGGCGATAAATCCGCATCGGACATCGTGCGTCAGGCGGTGCTCGAATTGTCATACACGGCCCATGATCTGGCACCCTTCGCCCGTGATCTCGGGCACGTGGATGGCGCTGGGCAGGTGAAGCCACCGTTTGCGTGGGACGAGGAACGCCGCTGCATGCTCCGGGCGAAGCTCGATGCGCTCTACTTCATTCTCTACGGCGTCTGGGATGCCGCGAACCCGGTCAAATCGCGCGAAGATATTCGCTACATCTATTCGACCTTCCCGACTGTCGAGCGTGAAGAGCGCGCCCGTTATTCAGGCCGATACCGCAGCCCCGAACTGGCGCTGCTGTGGATCAACGCGCTGATGGCCGGGCAACCCGATGCGGATATCCGGGATTGA
- a CDS encoding helix-turn-helix domain-containing protein: MKVNDAARMIGVGRTKLYELIASGQIEAIKLGKSTRITTASLHELVMRQREPE, from the coding sequence GTGAAGGTCAATGACGCTGCGCGCATGATCGGCGTCGGTCGCACCAAACTCTACGAGCTGATTGCGTCGGGCCAGATCGAGGCCATCAAGCTCGGTAAGTCGACCCGTATCACGACTGCCAGTCTGCACGAGCTGGTCATGCGGCAGCGCGAGCCTGAATAG
- a CDS encoding conjugal transfer protein TraD: protein MREWQVKRRERTRQLIELGGLVVKAGLVELADDDRATLYGAFLTVAAKLRGEERDQALLLWKRKGKRAFEAESSS, encoded by the coding sequence ATGCGCGAATGGCAGGTCAAGCGGCGAGAACGGACGCGGCAACTGATCGAACTGGGCGGCCTGGTCGTGAAGGCGGGACTGGTCGAACTCGCGGACGATGATCGTGCCACGCTCTACGGCGCGTTTCTCACGGTCGCAGCCAAGCTCCGGGGCGAAGAACGGGATCAGGCGCTGCTGCTGTGGAAGCGGAAGGGCAAGCGAGCGTTCGAAGCAGAAAGCAGCTCATAG
- a CDS encoding PGN_0703 family putative restriction endonuclease → MSLAGFLPGVPVEHVLNRFAAAGGNEIGSGKFQSPESSAALAVNCFGWFILHPSRFPFLPGIDTHHPVEMVDVEFTARFPWAGGRHPWLDAVVQTPRMLIGIESKRFEPFRDNKSVSLSSAYDRPVWGNNMRRYEDMRDKLRSGEASFRHLDAAQLVKHAFGLVTEAGRRNRSAALYYIFAEPASREGKAIPDSDHARHRQEVADFASAVDGDDVRFQAGSYREWISTWPHDDEIQAHGRAILANFAP, encoded by the coding sequence TTGAGTTTGGCAGGGTTTCTTCCCGGTGTTCCAGTCGAACATGTCTTGAATCGATTTGCCGCTGCTGGCGGAAACGAAATTGGGTCCGGGAAATTTCAGAGTCCCGAAAGTTCCGCCGCACTCGCGGTTAACTGCTTCGGTTGGTTCATCTTGCACCCATCGCGCTTCCCCTTCCTTCCGGGGATCGATACCCACCATCCTGTCGAAATGGTGGATGTCGAGTTCACCGCACGCTTCCCGTGGGCGGGCGGACGCCATCCGTGGCTGGATGCGGTTGTTCAGACGCCAAGGATGCTGATCGGGATCGAAAGCAAGCGGTTCGAACCCTTTCGCGACAACAAATCCGTTTCGCTGTCCTCAGCCTATGACCGCCCGGTTTGGGGAAACAACATGCGCCGTTACGAGGACATGCGCGACAAGCTGCGATCTGGAGAGGCATCATTCCGCCACCTCGACGCGGCCCAGTTGGTCAAGCACGCCTTTGGGCTTGTGACGGAAGCTGGACGACGAAACCGGAGCGCCGCACTTTACTACATCTTCGCGGAGCCAGCCTCTCGGGAAGGCAAAGCCATACCGGATAGCGATCACGCGAGACATCGGCAGGAAGTAGCGGATTTTGCCTCTGCCGTGGACGGCGACGATGTGCGCTTCCAGGCCGGAAGTTATCGGGAATGGATCTCGACCTGGCCTCACGATGACGAAATCCAAGCACATGGCCGAGCCATCCTTGCGAATTTCGCACCATGA
- a CDS encoding GmrSD restriction endonuclease domain-containing protein — MAIFTTSNVPISSLIEDIDMGKIGLPELQRPFVWPNVNVRDLFDSLYRGYPAGFLLFWKTGADGALKSIGTGPKQSVPELAIVDGQQRLTSLYAVVKGMEVLRSNFKKERIQIAFNPLSGRFDVADAAIKKDRAFIPDISVLWRPDFKAGAFRKAFLSQLKEIREISEEEETAIEDAIDHLRNLPNYNFVALTLASSVDEETIAEVFVRINGKGKALNQADFIMTLMSVFWEDGRVELENFSLQATVPSEGQASPYNHFIKPSPDQMLRATVGLALKRARLANVYSALRGKDAATGVDNPDKREGQFTLMREAQTAVLNLANWHHFLDALKLAGYRGQKMVSSEAAIIFSYVLYLIGIRDYGIDRTRMRQAIAEFYYMASMTGRYTSSPETRFEADLGQVRDLASGEVFVAKLREICDTTLTNDYWEITLPSQLATSAARSPTLFAYQASLIMLDAPALFSPLKLAAMVDPAIKGSKASLEQHHLFPRAYLEAQGVTDLKLINQIANFAPVEWPDNIKIGKQPPAEYVPALDVQMTAAERERVYGLHALPHLWWELPYDQFLVERRLRMAQVVRRAWERLRGDAAIEAVSPPSVAELIAGGETGAVEFKSTLRINLHTGQPDEKMHLSALKTIAGFLNAKGGTLLIGVADDGEVLGISADGFPNEDKMGLHLVNLIKDRIGEVFLPYVHPHFDDQQGERVLIVRCEPGPKAAFLKDGKEQRLFVRGGNATTELSGAAITDYINHRF, encoded by the coding sequence ATGGCAATCTTCACGACAAGTAATGTTCCGATTTCGTCCCTGATCGAAGACATCGATATGGGAAAGATCGGATTGCCGGAATTGCAGCGGCCTTTCGTCTGGCCGAACGTCAACGTCCGTGATCTCTTCGATTCCCTGTATCGCGGTTATCCCGCCGGTTTTCTGCTGTTCTGGAAGACCGGCGCAGATGGAGCTCTGAAGAGCATTGGCACCGGCCCGAAACAGTCGGTGCCGGAACTGGCGATTGTCGATGGCCAGCAGCGCCTGACTTCGCTCTATGCGGTTGTGAAGGGGATGGAAGTCCTCCGTTCCAACTTCAAGAAGGAGCGTATCCAGATAGCGTTCAACCCGCTGTCTGGCCGCTTCGACGTGGCCGATGCGGCCATCAAGAAGGACCGGGCCTTCATCCCGGACATCTCGGTGCTGTGGAGGCCGGACTTCAAGGCTGGCGCGTTCCGCAAGGCGTTCCTCTCTCAACTCAAAGAAATCCGCGAGATTTCCGAGGAAGAGGAAACAGCCATCGAAGATGCCATCGACCATCTTCGCAATCTGCCGAATTACAATTTCGTCGCGCTGACACTGGCGTCGTCGGTCGATGAGGAAACCATCGCCGAAGTGTTCGTGCGCATCAACGGCAAGGGCAAGGCGCTCAACCAGGCCGACTTCATTATGACGCTGATGTCGGTTTTCTGGGAAGATGGCCGGGTCGAGCTGGAGAACTTCTCGCTTCAGGCTACCGTGCCGAGCGAAGGGCAGGCGTCGCCTTACAACCATTTCATCAAGCCTTCGCCGGACCAGATGCTACGCGCCACCGTGGGGCTGGCCCTAAAGCGGGCGAGGCTTGCCAATGTCTACAGCGCGTTGCGTGGCAAGGACGCCGCGACCGGCGTTGACAATCCAGACAAGCGCGAGGGGCAGTTCACCCTGATGCGCGAGGCACAGACAGCAGTCCTGAACCTCGCCAACTGGCACCATTTTCTCGATGCGCTCAAGTTGGCGGGATACCGTGGGCAGAAGATGGTCAGCTCGGAAGCGGCCATCATCTTCAGCTATGTGCTCTACCTCATCGGCATTCGGGACTACGGTATCGACCGCACCCGGATGCGGCAGGCCATCGCCGAATTCTATTACATGGCATCGATGACGGGGCGATATACAAGTTCCCCCGAAACCCGGTTCGAAGCCGATCTTGGCCAGGTCCGCGATCTGGCAAGTGGTGAAGTGTTCGTCGCGAAACTCCGCGAGATTTGCGATACGACGCTGACCAATGATTACTGGGAAATCACGCTGCCCAGTCAGCTCGCGACATCGGCGGCGCGCAGCCCGACGCTCTTCGCCTATCAGGCCTCGCTCATCATGCTCGATGCGCCCGCGCTTTTCAGCCCGCTCAAACTTGCGGCCATGGTTGATCCGGCGATCAAGGGATCGAAAGCATCGCTGGAACAGCACCATCTGTTCCCGCGTGCCTATCTCGAAGCTCAGGGCGTCACCGATCTGAAGCTGATCAATCAAATTGCCAATTTCGCGCCGGTTGAATGGCCGGACAACATCAAGATCGGGAAGCAGCCCCCGGCGGAATATGTCCCGGCGCTCGATGTCCAGATGACGGCTGCGGAACGGGAGCGTGTTTACGGTCTGCACGCCCTGCCGCACCTCTGGTGGGAACTGCCCTACGATCAATTCCTGGTCGAGCGCCGCCTTCGCATGGCGCAGGTCGTCCGGCGCGCATGGGAGCGGCTGCGCGGTGACGCAGCCATCGAGGCCGTCTCACCGCCCTCAGTCGCTGAGCTGATTGCGGGCGGCGAAACTGGTGCCGTCGAGTTCAAGTCAACGCTCCGCATCAATCTGCACACGGGCCAGCCCGACGAAAAGATGCATCTGTCGGCGCTCAAGACGATTGCCGGGTTCCTGAACGCCAAGGGCGGCACATTGCTCATCGGAGTTGCTGATGATGGTGAAGTTCTCGGGATCAGCGCCGACGGTTTTCCAAACGAGGACAAGATGGGACTGCACCTCGTCAATCTCATCAAGGATCGGATCGGCGAGGTTTTTCTGCCCTATGTCCATCCGCACTTCGATGACCAGCAAGGGGAGCGGGTTCTCATCGTCAGGTGCGAGCCTGGTCCGAAAGCCGCCTTTCTCAAGGACGGCAAGGAGCAACGGCTCTTCGTTCGCGGCGGGAACGCCACCACCGAGTTAAGCGGCGCGGCGATTACCGATTACATCAATCACCGTTTCTAG
- a CDS encoding phosphoribosyltransferase encodes MTNTLPIRLPWPPDFPDVVIHTDVRTRDRHPGYAAAKAGDAEAALLLASDLLSPDGIVSLQEIIGNRPTLLLPVVADELAGFNAIPDAMAQVLGNELGTPVIAGEIVQTNKVGHTRAPAFQRLVTPATFEGQVQPGANYVLVDDHVGLGGTLANLRGYVEARGGEVIAITTLTESRDARIISLQPATRIVLWERHGQALDDLWQSQFGYGIDCLTEVEALNLCRQHSVAAIEDFLAQAAVEARGRGLQTAVEPGH; translated from the coding sequence ATGACCAATACTTTGCCGATCCGACTTCCCTGGCCACCTGACTTCCCCGATGTTGTCATTCATACCGATGTCCGCACCCGTGACAGGCATCCCGGCTACGCTGCCGCCAAGGCGGGGGATGCTGAGGCGGCTCTCCTGCTGGCATCCGATCTACTGTCGCCAGATGGAATAGTGAGTCTTCAGGAGATTATCGGCAATCGGCCTACTCTGCTCCTGCCGGTCGTGGCAGACGAGCTAGCGGGCTTCAACGCGATCCCCGATGCGATGGCGCAGGTGTTGGGCAACGAACTTGGCACCCCCGTCATCGCCGGTGAAATCGTTCAGACAAACAAAGTCGGCCATACCCGCGCCCCGGCGTTTCAGCGGCTGGTCACCCCGGCAACGTTCGAAGGGCAGGTGCAACCGGGTGCAAACTATGTGCTTGTTGACGATCACGTCGGCCTTGGCGGCACTCTCGCCAACCTGCGCGGTTACGTCGAGGCACGGGGCGGAGAGGTCATCGCGATCACGACCCTGACCGAGAGCCGGGACGCACGCATAATTTCATTGCAGCCCGCAACCCGAATTGTGCTATGGGAGCGGCATGGCCAAGCACTTGACGACCTCTGGCAAAGCCAATTCGGCTATGGGATCGACTGCCTCACGGAAGTCGAAGCCCTCAACCTATGTCGTCAGCACTCCGTTGCCGCCATCGAGGATTTCTTGGCTCAGGCAGCAGTCGAAGCACGTGGCCGAGGTCTCCAGACAGCGGTTGAGCCAGGCCACTGA